One stretch of Schlesneria sp. DSM 10557 DNA includes these proteins:
- a CDS encoding citrate/2-methylcitrate synthase, whose product MSHSAVPSPHMEKRTNSETTISSIDGDLLYRGYPVSELVEESSFLETTFLIVQGNLPSQEQLADMQAVMSEAAVLEQDIVNFIERLPLNVPAIDILRTGVNLLALSDAYEEELSPNDVWETLQRLLAQYPLLLATRHRIARGLEPAEPRDDLSYAGYLYWSLTDREPSPLAERALDAFLILSAEHELTPSTYCARIVASTRSDFLSSVIAGICAMKGVWHGGPGRQAIDILEAVESPAAAPSIVRAVLKQYERMPGFWHRVYRTSDPRSELLRPICRDVALEVGKMNMEEVSSAIESAVWDEQQFLPSYDWPAARMLHYLGLDSDLFVPLFVISRTVGWAAHFIEQQQTPQPIRPRAVYVGQPERPFLPLSERG is encoded by the coding sequence ATGAGTCACTCTGCTGTTCCCAGCCCACACATGGAGAAACGCACTAACAGTGAGACGACCATTTCGTCGATTGACGGTGATCTACTTTACCGGGGCTATCCTGTTTCAGAGCTGGTCGAAGAATCCAGTTTTCTGGAAACGACCTTCCTGATCGTCCAGGGCAACCTTCCCTCGCAGGAACAACTCGCCGATATGCAGGCGGTCATGAGCGAAGCGGCCGTCCTCGAACAAGACATCGTCAACTTTATCGAGCGTTTACCGCTGAACGTCCCTGCGATTGATATTCTGCGGACCGGAGTCAACCTGCTGGCGTTATCGGATGCTTACGAAGAAGAGCTCTCTCCGAATGACGTCTGGGAAACGCTGCAGCGGTTGCTCGCCCAGTACCCGTTGCTGCTGGCAACACGCCACCGGATTGCGCGAGGGCTCGAGCCGGCCGAGCCGCGTGACGATCTGAGCTACGCAGGATATCTCTACTGGAGCCTGACCGATCGCGAGCCGTCACCCCTGGCAGAGCGAGCCCTTGACGCCTTCTTGATCCTCAGCGCCGAACACGAGCTCACCCCGTCGACTTATTGTGCGCGGATCGTGGCGTCCACTCGATCCGATTTTCTGTCATCGGTCATCGCGGGGATCTGTGCGATGAAGGGGGTTTGGCATGGAGGTCCCGGCCGTCAGGCCATCGATATCCTGGAAGCAGTCGAATCGCCCGCTGCCGCTCCCTCGATCGTCCGCGCGGTCCTCAAACAGTACGAACGGATGCCGGGCTTCTGGCATCGAGTTTACCGGACTTCAGATCCCCGGTCGGAGTTGCTCCGTCCCATCTGCCGGGACGTCGCCCTTGAAGTCGGCAAAATGAATATGGAAGAGGTTTCGTCAGCCATTGAATCCGCTGTCTGGGACGAACAGCAGTTTCTGCCCAGCTATGACTGGCCCGCAGCGCGAATGCTGCATTATCTGGGGCTCGATTCTGACTTATTCGTGCCGCTGTTTGTGATCAGCCGGACGGTGGGCTGGGCCGCTCATTTCATCGAGCAGCAGCAGACTCCGCAGCCGATCAGACCACGGGCCGTCTATGTCGGCCAGCCGGAACGCCCCTTTCTTCCCCTTTCCGAGCGCGGCTGA
- a CDS encoding sialate O-acetylesterase, which produces MSSRCIAVISAIALIAVTTSARADIKLPGIFSDHMVLQTGKEVPFWGWAEPGEEVTVTITSKDPGDTTKPESANVVTAADGRWSLRLPGRSKPAQVEVTVTGKNTVTLTNVLFGDVWICSGQSNMEWPVSASLNHQEEIAEAKFPSIRFFKAERSTARVPQDDNDGKWVECSPDSIGGMSAVAYFFGRELHQRLKRPIGLVQLTHGGSICEAWTSQAALKSDEDFAKILERAERASTDPSQANNPNRASVLYNGMIAPIQGYGIKGAIWYQGESNTGRAFQYRKLFPLLISNWRRQWGLGDFPFLFVQLPNYVPEKSKPDRPDEPEESAWAELREAQLMSLSVPRTGMAVTMDVGEPRDIHPRNKQVVGKRLAIAALQVAYGQDIVASGPRYKSMKVMESTIELEFQDIGDGLVAQGGDLRGFAIAGADKKFVWATARIEGNVVRVSSSEVPAPVAVRYAWGDNPDGNLFNGAGLPASPFRTDDWAGITHQNR; this is translated from the coding sequence ATGTCGTCTCGCTGTATCGCCGTCATCTCCGCAATAGCGTTGATTGCGGTGACCACATCAGCGAGGGCTGATATCAAGCTGCCTGGCATTTTCAGCGATCATATGGTCCTGCAGACGGGCAAGGAAGTCCCCTTCTGGGGTTGGGCCGAGCCAGGTGAGGAAGTGACGGTGACGATCACTTCCAAGGACCCCGGTGATACGACGAAGCCCGAATCTGCGAACGTGGTAACGGCCGCCGACGGCCGCTGGAGTCTCCGTCTTCCCGGCCGCAGTAAGCCCGCTCAAGTCGAAGTCACGGTCACCGGAAAGAACACCGTGACACTGACCAACGTCCTCTTCGGGGACGTCTGGATCTGTTCAGGCCAGTCCAATATGGAATGGCCCGTCAGCGCATCGCTCAATCATCAGGAAGAGATCGCGGAAGCAAAGTTTCCATCCATTCGATTCTTCAAAGCAGAACGGAGCACTGCGAGGGTCCCGCAGGACGACAATGACGGGAAATGGGTCGAATGTTCGCCCGATTCGATCGGAGGAATGAGCGCCGTGGCCTATTTCTTCGGTCGCGAATTGCACCAGCGACTGAAGCGACCGATCGGCCTGGTTCAGCTGACGCATGGAGGTTCCATCTGTGAAGCATGGACCAGTCAGGCGGCTCTCAAGTCTGACGAAGACTTCGCAAAAATCCTCGAACGGGCCGAACGCGCGAGCACCGATCCCAGCCAGGCCAACAATCCCAACCGAGCGTCTGTCCTGTACAACGGCATGATCGCTCCGATTCAGGGATACGGGATCAAAGGAGCCATCTGGTATCAGGGCGAATCCAACACGGGGCGTGCGTTTCAATACCGCAAGTTGTTTCCTCTGCTGATCAGCAACTGGCGGCGGCAATGGGGGCTGGGAGACTTTCCGTTTCTGTTTGTGCAACTCCCCAACTACGTTCCTGAAAAATCGAAACCCGATCGACCGGACGAACCTGAAGAGAGTGCGTGGGCGGAATTACGCGAGGCGCAACTGATGTCTCTGTCCGTCCCCCGAACGGGGATGGCGGTGACGATGGATGTTGGCGAACCGAGGGACATTCACCCCCGAAACAAGCAAGTTGTGGGCAAGCGACTCGCCATTGCTGCACTTCAGGTGGCATACGGACAAGACATCGTTGCGAGTGGACCGCGGTACAAATCCATGAAGGTCATGGAAAGTACGATTGAGCTTGAATTTCAGGACATCGGCGACGGATTAGTTGCCCAAGGGGGCGACCTGCGAGGTTTTGCGATCGCGGGGGCCGACAAGAAATTCGTCTGGGCCACTGCCCGAATCGAAGGGAACGTCGTCCGCGTTTCATCGTCCGAGGTACCAGCGCCGGTTGCTGTCCGGTACGCCTGGGGCGACAACCCGGACGGGAATCTCTTCAACGGAGCCGGACTGCCTGCATCCCCGTTCCGCACCGACGACTGGGCAGGAATCACTCATCAGAACCGGTGA
- a CDS encoding NYN domain-containing protein, protein MPVPFLIIDGYNLMHAAGLARVYHPPGDLANKRLTLLAKLARRMSVEERKRCTVVFDAQDAPRGLPARYTHEMMIVLFAEPGHEADEMIETLISQHSAPRQLKVISSDHRLQTAIRRRRGMAMDSEVFLKELDSPHRQVSSTGKSVSPNSPREEDVGFWLDEFEGVSPQAIQDEVRAENAAPKNDWESHVEQIQKQVQDQSQLEQWLNESAQSKPRGKPKRL, encoded by the coding sequence ATGCCAGTCCCATTTCTGATTATCGACGGCTACAACCTGATGCACGCCGCGGGTTTGGCACGTGTCTACCATCCTCCGGGCGACCTTGCGAACAAACGGCTGACTCTGCTGGCAAAGCTGGCACGTCGCATGAGTGTGGAAGAGCGGAAACGGTGTACGGTTGTGTTCGATGCACAGGACGCTCCGCGGGGTCTGCCCGCTCGATACACGCATGAAATGATGATCGTCCTGTTTGCAGAACCGGGACACGAAGCAGATGAAATGATTGAGACGTTGATCAGCCAGCATTCAGCCCCCCGTCAATTGAAGGTGATTTCGAGTGATCACCGCTTGCAGACGGCCATCCGCAGGCGGCGCGGAATGGCGATGGATAGCGAGGTCTTTCTGAAAGAACTCGATTCTCCCCATCGTCAGGTTAGTTCCACGGGAAAGTCCGTCTCGCCAAATTCGCCACGGGAAGAGGATGTAGGCTTCTGGCTGGACGAATTTGAGGGTGTCAGCCCGCAAGCGATTCAGGATGAAGTCCGAGCAGAAAACGCCGCTCCGAAAAATGATTGGGAGTCGCACGTGGAGCAGATTCAAAAGCAGGTGCAGGACCAGTCCCAGCTTGAACAATGGTTGAACGAGTCTGCGCAGTCGAAGCCGCGCGGCAAGCCCAAAAGGCTGTGA
- a CDS encoding CocE/NonD family hydrolase, whose amino-acid sequence MVTTLVLIASVVGSTRLVQAQGGEYVKANYTKYEYRIPMRDGKTLFTAVYEPKDESKTYPILLSRTPYSLKPYGVDQYRENLGPSTLFGKAGYIFVYQDVRGRWMSEGDFVDMRPHLAVKSGPDQIDESTDTWDTIEWLIKHLPNHNGKVGMYGISYPGFYTSAGMIDAHPALAACSPQAPIADWFIGDDWHHNGALQLPHVFNFMARHGHNRPEPSKKIDHQFDHGTPDGYEFFLKLGPLPNADSRYYKGDVPFWNEVMKHGTYDEFWKARNLRPHLKNIRPAVMTVGGWFDAENLFGALETYKQIERSSPGTSNMLVMGPWVHGGWAGGDGESLGHVSFNAKTSIFYREKIEFPFFEYHLKGEGKLAHPEAWVFETGTNLWRQYETWPPKEFKPRTFFFSSRGQLRTQPPESPDDAGYDEYLSDPARPVPFIDKTVIGMVPEYMTADQRHASRRPDVLVYETEILETDLRVAGPIEVELYVSTTGTDADWVVKVIDVYPGDYPDPKENPSGVRMGGYQQLVRGDVFRGKFRNSFEKPEPFNPNRIEKVKFTLPDICHAFRPGHRLMVQVQSSWFPLIDRNPQKFVDIYTAKPEDFQKATHRVYRSSETPSQIKILN is encoded by the coding sequence ATGGTGACCACGTTGGTACTGATCGCATCCGTGGTCGGATCCACTCGTCTGGTGCAGGCGCAAGGTGGGGAATACGTCAAAGCGAATTACACAAAGTACGAGTACCGTATCCCCATGCGGGATGGCAAAACGCTCTTCACCGCAGTCTATGAACCGAAAGATGAGTCAAAGACTTACCCGATTCTGCTCAGTCGGACTCCGTACAGTTTAAAGCCGTACGGCGTTGACCAGTACCGCGAGAACCTGGGGCCTTCGACGTTGTTCGGCAAAGCAGGCTACATTTTCGTGTACCAAGACGTGCGAGGCCGCTGGATGTCGGAAGGTGACTTCGTCGACATGCGTCCTCATCTGGCTGTCAAAAGCGGTCCCGACCAGATTGATGAAAGTACGGATACCTGGGACACAATCGAGTGGTTGATCAAGCACCTGCCCAATCACAATGGCAAGGTTGGCATGTACGGGATTTCGTATCCCGGCTTCTATACCAGCGCGGGAATGATCGACGCTCATCCGGCGCTTGCCGCCTGCTCGCCACAGGCCCCCATCGCCGACTGGTTTATCGGTGATGACTGGCACCATAACGGAGCCTTACAACTTCCGCATGTCTTCAACTTCATGGCGCGTCACGGTCACAACCGGCCTGAACCGTCAAAAAAGATCGATCATCAATTCGATCATGGCACTCCGGACGGTTATGAGTTCTTCCTGAAACTCGGACCCCTGCCGAATGCGGATTCCCGCTACTACAAAGGGGACGTCCCCTTCTGGAACGAGGTCATGAAGCATGGGACGTACGATGAATTCTGGAAGGCACGAAACCTCCGCCCCCACTTGAAAAATATTCGGCCGGCCGTGATGACGGTCGGTGGCTGGTTCGATGCAGAAAACCTTTTCGGTGCCCTTGAAACGTACAAGCAAATTGAACGAAGCAGCCCGGGAACTTCGAACATGCTCGTCATGGGCCCGTGGGTGCACGGAGGATGGGCGGGTGGCGACGGCGAATCTCTGGGGCACGTCTCATTCAATGCCAAGACCTCGATTTTTTATCGTGAGAAGATCGAATTTCCCTTCTTTGAGTACCACCTGAAAGGGGAAGGAAAGCTCGCACATCCGGAAGCGTGGGTTTTCGAAACCGGGACGAACCTGTGGCGTCAGTACGAGACCTGGCCGCCGAAAGAGTTCAAACCTCGGACATTCTTTTTCAGTTCACGAGGACAGCTTCGGACTCAGCCTCCGGAATCCCCAGATGATGCTGGCTACGATGAATATCTCAGCGATCCGGCACGTCCCGTCCCGTTTATCGATAAAACGGTGATTGGCATGGTTCCGGAATACATGACCGCCGATCAGCGACATGCGTCGCGTCGCCCGGACGTGTTGGTCTACGAGACTGAAATTCTGGAAACCGACTTGCGCGTTGCGGGGCCGATTGAGGTCGAACTCTACGTATCAACAACCGGTACCGATGCTGACTGGGTCGTCAAGGTGATTGATGTTTACCCTGGTGACTATCCCGATCCCAAAGAAAATCCGTCCGGTGTCCGGATGGGTGGGTATCAGCAACTGGTTCGCGGTGATGTCTTCCGGGGCAAGTTTCGGAACAGTTTCGAAAAGCCGGAACCGTTTAACCCGAACCGCATCGAGAAAGTGAAATTCACCCTCCCCGATATCTGCCATGCTTTTCGCCCCGGACACCGCCTGATGGTCCAGGTTCAAAGCAGCTGGTTCCCACTGATTGACAGAAATCCCCAGAAGTTCGTCGACATCTATACGGCAAAGCCCGAAGATTTCCAGAAGGCAACACATCGAGTCTATCGCTCTTCTGAAACACCTTCTCAAATCAAAATCCTGAACTAG
- a CDS encoding HlyD family secretion protein has translation MSETSAANASLKDRVQSLRLPPPNQSSGAGSKLPWVLLLGMTCATAYLLFAGSPLVKQEGTASQASVQPSTTAPAEQPTAPKPPGPPSSGPVVESKGYIIPEQQILVSPQVSGRVIELNFEAGQRIEKGFVLAVLDNTEYLAEFERVSGQLEAARENLAELREGSRPDEIKQVQADLAESQTNLEQAERDYKRAKDLLTNGFGNRQDFETAQSQYQMLRKRVDKLAATAQLMIDGPRPERKRAAEAQVRQAEAEVRRAKWRLDNCIIVAPISGTVLKKNAELGNLVNPVAFNGSFSLCDMADLSKLEVELSVQEREISKVRKGQRCRVQPEAFMDRYYDGVVSRLMPIADRAKGAVPVRVRLKVPPEEEGQYLRPEMGALVKFYADLVEEEEPAAFSDPAPETGDVDPGLTEGPPET, from the coding sequence ATGTCCGAAACCTCTGCCGCGAACGCTTCGCTCAAAGATCGCGTTCAATCGCTCAGGTTACCCCCACCGAATCAGTCGTCTGGGGCCGGCTCAAAGCTCCCCTGGGTGCTCTTGCTGGGGATGACCTGTGCGACTGCCTATTTGCTGTTCGCAGGAAGCCCTCTCGTGAAACAGGAGGGAACCGCTTCTCAGGCGAGCGTCCAACCTTCGACGACAGCCCCCGCCGAGCAGCCGACCGCGCCAAAGCCGCCTGGACCTCCCTCGTCAGGACCTGTGGTGGAATCCAAGGGATACATCATCCCGGAACAACAGATTCTGGTCAGTCCGCAAGTGAGCGGGCGCGTGATCGAGTTGAATTTTGAGGCGGGGCAGAGGATCGAAAAAGGCTTCGTTCTGGCCGTACTCGACAACACGGAGTATCTCGCCGAATTCGAACGAGTCTCGGGGCAACTCGAAGCAGCACGCGAGAACCTTGCCGAATTGCGTGAGGGATCGCGTCCCGACGAGATCAAGCAAGTGCAGGCCGACCTCGCCGAGTCACAAACCAATCTGGAGCAGGCCGAACGAGACTACAAACGGGCGAAGGACCTGCTGACGAATGGCTTCGGCAATCGACAAGACTTTGAAACGGCTCAGTCCCAGTATCAGATGCTCAGAAAACGGGTCGACAAGTTGGCCGCGACCGCACAGCTCATGATCGACGGACCGCGTCCGGAACGAAAACGTGCTGCAGAAGCTCAGGTCAGGCAGGCGGAAGCCGAAGTGCGACGCGCCAAGTGGCGACTGGATAATTGCATCATCGTGGCTCCGATTTCCGGCACCGTTCTGAAAAAGAATGCGGAACTGGGAAACCTGGTGAATCCGGTTGCCTTCAATGGTTCCTTCAGTCTGTGTGACATGGCGGATCTCTCCAAACTGGAGGTCGAGCTCTCTGTGCAGGAGCGGGAAATTTCCAAGGTGAGAAAAGGCCAGCGGTGTCGCGTTCAGCCTGAAGCCTTCATGGACCGGTATTATGACGGTGTCGTCTCACGGCTGATGCCCATCGCCGACCGTGCCAAGGGAGCTGTCCCGGTCCGTGTCCGGTTGAAAGTTCCTCCTGAAGAGGAAGGGCAGTATTTGAGGCCCGAGATGGGAGCCCTCGTGAAATTCTACGCCGATCTGGTTGAAGAAGAGGAACCGGCTGCGTTCTCTGACCCTGCTCCCGAGACGGGGGATGTTGATCCCGGCCTGACTGAGGGGCCACCAGAGACGTAG
- a CDS encoding ABC transporter permease, whose protein sequence is MKFLVLVFENIARNPVRTILTSLGTMMLVLVVTLVFTVLTTLDYVTKEKSANIKAIVTEKWQAPSLLPYSYAAGLSEGAADPNDPNAVRPQDSMSWGFFVGSTESNPAKRGYENLFFAFIMEPEKARTMLDGIDVLTDEQAAPLIAGIKRMNEIRNGVIIGPGRLEKMKKRIGDRITGYSRNYRDINLEMEIVGTFPKEATQYTDSAIINREYFEAQMDAYKLTNGNKPHPLADKTLSLVWLRVPDRVSFNKLTEQILTAPSYTNPPVKCETSSTGISSFLDAYRDIIWGVRWLLAPACMMVLALVISNAISISVRERRTEFAVLKVLGFLPWQILTLVLGEALLIGTLSGLLSAGLAYGVINGIWGGLPFPIAFFPSFAVPIDCLWWGAGMGAATAFAGSFVPAITARGVRVSDVFSKVA, encoded by the coding sequence ATGAAATTTTTAGTACTCGTGTTTGAGAATATCGCTCGCAATCCCGTGCGTACGATTCTGACGTCGCTCGGAACGATGATGCTGGTGCTTGTCGTGACACTGGTCTTCACCGTTCTCACGACGCTCGACTATGTCACGAAGGAAAAGAGTGCCAATATCAAGGCGATCGTCACGGAGAAGTGGCAGGCACCCAGCCTGCTTCCTTACTCCTACGCGGCGGGATTGTCTGAAGGGGCCGCAGATCCCAACGATCCGAATGCAGTCCGGCCGCAGGATTCCATGAGCTGGGGCTTTTTCGTCGGCTCAACAGAATCCAATCCCGCGAAACGGGGCTACGAGAACCTGTTCTTCGCGTTCATCATGGAACCCGAAAAAGCTCGTACGATGCTGGACGGCATCGATGTTTTGACTGACGAGCAGGCCGCCCCTCTGATCGCAGGGATCAAGAGGATGAACGAGATTCGCAATGGTGTGATCATTGGTCCGGGACGACTCGAGAAGATGAAAAAGCGGATTGGTGATCGAATCACCGGATACAGCCGCAACTACCGCGACATTAATCTGGAAATGGAAATCGTCGGGACATTTCCGAAGGAAGCGACACAGTACACGGACAGCGCCATCATCAATCGTGAATATTTCGAGGCGCAGATGGATGCCTACAAGTTGACGAATGGGAATAAGCCTCATCCTCTGGCGGATAAAACACTCAGTCTCGTCTGGCTGCGTGTTCCCGATCGAGTTTCGTTCAACAAGCTGACCGAGCAGATTCTGACCGCCCCTTCGTACACGAATCCGCCTGTCAAATGTGAGACCTCGTCGACGGGGATTTCCTCGTTTCTGGATGCCTATCGGGACATTATCTGGGGTGTTCGCTGGTTGCTGGCTCCCGCCTGCATGATGGTGCTGGCACTGGTGATTTCGAACGCGATCAGTATCAGTGTGCGTGAACGCCGGACTGAATTTGCGGTGCTGAAAGTGCTGGGGTTTCTCCCCTGGCAGATCCTGACACTGGTTCTTGGCGAGGCGCTGTTGATCGGAACGTTATCCGGACTGCTCAGTGCCGGACTGGCCTATGGCGTGATTAACGGTATCTGGGGTGGTCTTCCGTTCCCGATTGCGTTCTTCCCCAGCTTTGCCGTTCCGATCGACTGTTTGTGGTGGGGGGCCGGGATGGGTGCCGCGACCGCCTTTGCGGGAAGTTTCGTCCCCGCGATCACTGCCCGCGGTGTGCGTGTCTCGGACGTTTTCTCGAAAGTTGCCTGA
- a CDS encoding ABC transporter permease: MFAAYLFAAAPWQVFGNSSPVMKGIFAGAGILLLLLLVIGKVPLSYNLMNLKTRWLTTLFMVGAFTLVIGIQIVLLAFVNGMYSMTESSGQPGNVLIMSEGSTDEAFSNLGFADATEIETQEGVARDEEGRSLVSRETYLGISQQITDAKTGQEKRRFLQVRGVDDPAMSAKVHGLKLMPGGDWFSEAGVREINDKGDTAIEAMLGAGIARELGNDRTEEMRQQAKNKDRLEAGDTFQIGDRVWYVTGIFASSGTVYDSEVWTRQSQVGPLFGKSNYTTFCVRADPNYRKDQRQKLIEDRKLAAQKAYDEAAALYATDKTAPKPKLKKVQEQYSEAQWGAELLKEYFANEYKQATISPQVEQTYFANLSATNVQFLGMAMVVALIMSMGGLFGVMNTMFAAISQRTKDIGVLRLLGFRRWQILVSFLLESLVLALIGGAIGCAIGSLCDGFTANSIVTGGPGGGGKFVVLRLTVDPSTIAVGMLLALAMGFFGGLIPSVNAMRLSALKALR, translated from the coding sequence ATGTTTGCAGCTTATTTGTTTGCCGCCGCACCCTGGCAGGTCTTTGGCAACTCGTCGCCGGTCATGAAGGGCATCTTCGCCGGAGCCGGAATTCTTCTGCTGCTTCTGCTCGTGATTGGCAAGGTCCCACTCAGTTACAATCTGATGAACCTCAAAACACGCTGGCTGACGACCCTGTTCATGGTCGGGGCATTCACGCTGGTGATCGGGATCCAGATTGTGCTGCTGGCCTTCGTGAATGGAATGTATTCCATGACCGAATCCAGCGGTCAACCGGGCAATGTGCTGATCATGTCGGAAGGTTCGACAGACGAAGCGTTCAGCAATCTGGGCTTTGCGGATGCCACCGAGATCGAGACGCAGGAAGGGGTGGCTCGCGACGAAGAGGGGCGATCCCTTGTCAGTCGAGAGACGTATCTGGGGATTTCCCAGCAGATTACTGATGCCAAAACCGGCCAGGAAAAACGCCGATTCCTGCAAGTGCGCGGTGTCGACGATCCTGCGATGTCGGCCAAAGTCCATGGTCTGAAACTGATGCCGGGCGGTGACTGGTTCTCTGAGGCAGGCGTTCGCGAGATTAATGACAAGGGAGACACCGCGATCGAAGCCATGCTCGGCGCGGGGATCGCACGTGAACTGGGAAACGACCGAACGGAAGAGATGCGTCAGCAGGCGAAAAACAAGGATCGCCTGGAAGCCGGTGATACCTTTCAGATCGGTGATCGCGTCTGGTACGTGACGGGAATCTTTGCCTCCTCCGGTACCGTTTACGACTCCGAGGTCTGGACACGTCAATCGCAGGTCGGACCTTTGTTCGGAAAGTCCAATTACACGACCTTCTGTGTGCGGGCCGACCCTAACTACCGCAAAGATCAGCGACAGAAGCTGATCGAAGACCGAAAACTGGCTGCGCAGAAGGCCTATGATGAGGCGGCAGCCCTGTATGCCACCGACAAGACCGCTCCTAAACCCAAACTGAAGAAAGTTCAGGAACAATACTCCGAAGCACAGTGGGGGGCCGAACTGCTCAAGGAATATTTTGCGAATGAGTACAAGCAGGCGACGATCAGCCCGCAGGTCGAACAGACGTACTTTGCGAATCTCTCGGCGACCAACGTTCAGTTCCTCGGGATGGCGATGGTCGTTGCCTTGATCATGTCGATGGGGGGCCTGTTCGGCGTGATGAATACCATGTTCGCTGCGATCAGTCAGCGAACAAAAGACATCGGCGTGCTGCGTCTGCTGGGCTTTCGACGCTGGCAGATCCTCGTCTCGTTCCTGCTGGAATCGTTGGTACTGGCACTGATCGGAGGAGCGATCGGTTGCGCCATCGGATCGTTGTGTGACGGCTTCACCGCCAACAGCATCGTGACAGGTGGACCAGGGGGAGGGGGCAAGTTTGTTGTTCTGCGCCTGACAGTCGATCCCAGCACGATTGCGGTCGGCATGTTGCTTGCCCTGGCGATGGGCTTTTTCGGTGGCCTGATTCCGTCTGTGAACGCGATGCGGCTGAGTGCTCTCAAAGCCCTTCGCTGA